The segment CGTAACAGAAAAAGCAAATTGATCTAGGACGTGACATTGTTTAAAACTGTGTGTCCGCAGACTCGCCATAGGACACATCCCAAACAACGAGGAAATTTGTGCGTTTTTAAAAGTCAGAGATTTTAGATGTTGGGATCAGTCTGCATTATACTGAATCATATTTTTCAGTTGAGAAACAAAAGTGAAACATGAATTTTCATTACCAAGAAACTCTTTTTTCTTATACATATTCATTTTTAAGTATGTGTGGATATGCTTATGAGGTATTTAGAGAATATTACTTAGTGATTTATCtatgtatttcaattttaatttattgcaattataaaacatttaaaaaaaaaaatgttttgtcacGAGTGTACTACAGTAGTAAATCTGGACTCAGCCTAATTGTTCTGGGAACCATCAAATCTAGCTAGGACCAAACCTTTTCAAAAATCATAAGTCCTGGGACTCAAGTTTTAAAATCCTGTATTGATGATTTGAGTTCTCAGATGATGCAGATGAAGTAAAATTCATCATCTTCAGCCATCACCTGCTCTTGAGACTAATGCAAATTTCTTTTGGTAAAATTTGACTTACACTATGCCTGGGTCATGACTCTACCAGTGATTCATTTTGGCGTGCGTCCTGCGTAAATTACGCATTGAATTTGCTTGGGACGCATGATTTCAATAACTGTGCATCCCAGCGGACGCATGAACATTCGAAATTTATGATCATGTTTTCATTTCCCAATCTAAGCTCCAGAACATACTACACACCCGAGATATTCCGAATTAAGAATTATAATATTTCATTGGTCAACTTGCATTGCATTAACCAATGAAACCAAATGATATATAAGGCATTACGGCGGGTAAGCAAAACTGGGAACTAGAATTTCCTCGCATATAATCCGATTCcgccgattttttttttttaatgttttaaaacttcCTAATCAGGGAAAGTTAACAGCATTTTTGCAAAGTGATGTGAATGATAATATTGCCAGTAACTACGggtaaaaaaacccaacaaccgCAGAGTCCCCGAAATCAAACGTCGGTCCTGAAAACGAAGTAGAGGTTGAGAAAATTCGAAAAGTGAAAACAATGTCATAAAAAATGGCTTAGTAACACTTTATTCTTGGCTAAGATttgagaaaaatgaagaaaacggagaaaaatttatttattgtaGCATTTGCACGGAACAGAAAAACTAAATGGTATGAACAAAAAGTAGCTAGGAATAAAAACTTTCATCATTCAACTTTAAACATCTGAAAATCAATTTGCAATATGAACTACAAATAAGAATTTTCTGCAAATGAATTATCAGATGGCTTGTAATAAAAAGCGAAATATTTATTCTCTAGAAGGGGGTGACAACAGTATAAGCTTCTTCCTTAACGTGGTTTGTTTATACCTGTCGGGCTGTTTGTTGGAAATAATGAAATTTGGACTCATTAATTTTAGCATGGGACTCATTATTGTAATCAAGGGGAGTCCGCTGGACTCATgataaccattttcaaaatgaatcactgCTCTACTGGAATGTCTCCATGTACCAGAAAGAGAAAATTGAAGTTAACTTAAATCGGTTGATAAATCATTTAGTTTAGCGAAATATAAAACTATAGTGCAAAATGTTTCCCCAAATTTCAACCATATATTGCTGTTTTTCCGAATTCCTGATTTGAATAGCCCATTGAATCAAAGGATAAACAAATCCTTTAAGATCATGTCCATGCATTTATGTTAAAGTTGTGGAAATAATTCGTCTCTTTCATAAATCCAAGTATATTTGAGTCAAAATATCAGCCAAAATGTAACCTGTCACCAGTTTCAGCATTTACAAATTGTCCATAATCAAAACATGAAGGTTTGCAAAAAGAAGAGGATGTAGGCTAtgtctgtccacttctctaaaagAATATTGGAATCTACACACAAGGACCATCAGAGCAGATAATGTGCACTAAGCACCAATTCtcatacatgaaatatttttccatttatTCTAATGGCTAGTAAAAAATTTGTAACTTGTATTTAGGCCTATATATTAGACAATCAATGCTAAACTGCACCATGAGTACTGAATATTGTATTCATGTTTattagttttaaaatattgtttttcgAAATTATATTATTTACTAATACATCTTCATTTCCTACCACAATTGCATACCTCAGAGAACTAAACTTAAGAATGCCTTCCTAAACATACTCGAAAAGGTTCTGCATAAAGATAGGCAACATCAACATGattgacaatttcaaataattttgaattcatcACAAAGCAATCACTACTCCTTAAAACACTGATCACAAAATTGGTACATTTTTCTCTTACCTATTGTAAATAATCACGTATTTTTGTAATGTAGGACAAGTCTTTCTATAAATACGTTTTACACACGGTGAAATATCCCATCATTGTCTGGCAGACCGTCACCCaccatttttaattttcttcgaCAAGCTCGATCTTCGGTAAGTTTCGGGCGCGTTTATTGGCACTTCGTGGAATATTCTGAGTGCGTGTATTTTACGCCCTATGAAAATTCAAATCAAAAGTTGTAATTTGGgctcttaaaattttcaacttatATACCTAATTCTGGTAAATAATAATTCAAGTTACATTcccaaagaaaaagaaattctcAATGAATTGAAGCATACGTACGGAGCTTAGGGCGGTAATTATAACAGCTTTGCTTATCAAAGCGGGATAACTCCAATGTCAACAATCACACCTGGCGAGCAGTGCCTCAAGGATAAAGTACTGAAAGGTGTTTTGTGGTTGACTTTAATTGCTGGACTTTAGTTTATTCTTTGAAATTGAGTGTTTTGACATTGTAATTAACTTGTTTTCGAAATCCAGATTGTTGTGACATATTGTATCGATACATTTTATAGCCACAGGGGTCATGCATTTATAAGTCAATTTAAGTCTCATTTTCgtcaaattcatttttatttaataaagaaacaaaagaacAGTAGAAGAACGAAAATagtgaattgaattgaattacaaCGTATCGTATTCTGATCTGATGATACTATCATCTACCTAAAGGGATACTTTTTATAGCCACAGGGTCATGCATTTATAAATCAAGTCTCATTTTCATCAAGTTCATTTTTatgtaattaatattttatttcatgcatcTCTATTCATTATGTCAGAAGatggttttaaaagaatttaaatatcaatgatAGGTGGTGGGGAGTCGAgaaacttaaaaaaaaccccaaataaACGTAGAGATTTTCAAAAGCAAGTATATACTACTGTACATAATATTGTTCTTTTGATTGTACAGTACAGTAGGCctatttaaattcaaattattgTACCACCATGTTATCTAGTTGTCTAAAATGTTTGAAGAGCAAatctaattttgaaatttatttcaatgtattttaaaactgtaGATTGTGTTCATTTGTGAAAGCATGCCAGCTGCAGTAGAGATAAGACCAGGGGTGTCAGACTTCAGCACAGTTCATGAACCATTGGGAGAATTATTTGATCCTATTACAGTAAGAGTGTTTACAAATCAGTTACCAAAAGACATATTGTATGTAGGTATGTTTATTCAGAAAAACAATCATGTTATATCTGTTTACAACATGTGATTCACAAAATACAAATTTGTGGCTACAGTGACAATAGCAGATGGTGGTGGATGGAcagttgtaaatattttatttcagagGAAGCTTCTTTCAGTAAGTTTTACCAGTTCCAATTATGATTTTATCACTTTCAGAACCCAGCTGACTGGAGAAAGCACCTGCTTAGCAAGGATCAAATAGACTTGTTTTGGAGAGATGGATTTTTACTCAATGTCCCATTGCTAAGTCCTGGACAATGTGACAAGATCCTGGATGACTACAAGATATTTATGGTAATTTGTTATGTATTATAACTCGTAGCACTAGTTCGACATGCTTTTGTTTCAGATTGCAGTCTGTATCTATTACCCTAAGGACATTTGATATACAGATCTGTCTGTTTTTATGCTATGCCAACAAATCTAGATTGAAGTTCAGGGTTTAGTTTTTATCTTATAAATCTGTCTGTCATATCAGTACAAAAATACTATAGATCACAATTTTTAAGGTGTGCAAGGCACAAGATTTGTACTGGGTAAAGTAAAAGGACAAGGTTAAATTTGATGTCATATTTAGTAAAGGTCAAATGTAAAGTATTTACCTTGGCAATGCCTTTTGAACCATAAAGAATCTTTCAAACAAGTCTTGGGGATGTCACATTTTATGAAAAGGCTAGTTATacagataagataagtttattccaattttgggcccagacagcttataaagaaataaatttcaaaaaatgtttacaacattaactacagattACATGAACTGTGaaactacatgtggatgtaGCATTTGGGGGAAAtgagtacatatatatatatgaattgcaaatcatgttacatgtacagtgtacttagcattttatttttatttcatactcaaTTTCAAGTCAGGATTGGACTATGTTTATAGTGTTATGCAATAATTACAGAGAATTAGCAGGTATACCTTGGTTCACAaccaagttgtaaaattttataatcaATATCTATTTTAGACTAAatgttttcaacaaaaaaaaaaaaaatgatgttatACATGAAAAATTAATAGTGTGTGCTCACTGAACTTGCATGATATTCGTACAGGGTGAAACCACACACCCAGGAATGGACATGATGTATGAATACCATAGTAACCAGAGTGGTGACCCTACCAATGTTCTGATCCATGGTCTTGGGCACTGGCGACTGACAAAGCTGTTCCATGATCTTGCCTTCCTCCCTCAGGCTGTGGTATGTGTACAAGATGTTACATTTTCATGTACTACTTTAATAATATACATTTCTAGAGCTTGATAAATGCATTCTTTTATACCATTTTGTACTGGAGTCCTGTTCTATGTTTATCCTCCACTAAACCTGTGGATCAGTcctatcaattttttttaattgacatATATGCACAGTAGACAATAATAAGTCCAACAatgaagtttttgaaaaatctaCTGAACTGAAAGGCACATtgtcaatataaaaaaaagctATCAGTGACTGAAAGGCACATTGTCTATATCAAAAATAGGCTATCTGTGACTGAAGGGCACATTGTCTATATCAAAAATAGGTTATCTGTGACTGAAAGGTGCATTGTCTATATCAAAAATAGGCTTTGACTGAAAGGCACATTGTCTATTTCAAAATAGGCTATCTGTGACTGAAAGGCACATTATCTATATCAAAAATAGGCTATCTGTGACTGAAAGGCACATTGTCTATATCAAAAATAGGCTATCTGTGACTGAAAGGCATCTTCTTGAAATGCTACTCCATAACTGTTcctttatatatacattcacaGTGTGTTTTTTGCTTAATTTCAATGGAAATCCATTGCTTATCATTTGCAGCAATGAAGacatattttgtttcaatttagtTAGATCAGTTTTTTGTGCCATCCGTCTATGTATGAATCTACTAACAGATAAACAAATGTGTTAAAAGCATTGCACAGGGACCTGTAGATCAACTtgcaattcaatatacatgatAAAGACAAATAATATTCATTCTtgttatgataatttttttatgcCTTTAGAGTTTGTCCTTCTTGGACTATTTCCATTTACAATAGCATCattcaaatatggaaatcattatTATTCAAGACAAGTCAAGGTCAGGTGATTTTCAGCTGATATGTTTAAATGACTTACAggataataatatatatattttacgtacttgaaagtatttatataaaaaaaaaattcagtaaaatgtaaatattaaataatgGGACATGAAGGCCACAGACATTGCAGAAAAACATTGCACAACCTGCTGGCAAAGATTATGCATTTTTCTGCAATATTTTCAACCTTCTTTTCCTTTTTCACAAaccaaagaaaacattttattatttgaaatacGTAAATCCTggaaacaattaaaaaaatttatatcaTGTGTCTTCACAAAATAGAATAGACTATGGCGTCATAATACATTGATGTTCACTGCTAGACTAGCAAGCAATGAAGATCACTGACTGAGTGATTTATTTTGTCACATGATTTTCCCCAGAAAACTGTTAGTTCAGATCCAGGAGGTTGTTTGAGGATAACAGAATGGGAGTGTAATGTGCAAGAATGGATAAATGTGAAGTACATTGTAAATGAAATCTGTACAATGCATATGTGGTAGAATTGGTGGATCCTTGTTTTCCTTAGTacaaatggagagagagagcatGAAATAAAAATCTGTGGCTGAATTGGAAGCAAACTTGAGACCCTGCATAACTAGTCAAGTGCTCTAAACACTAGATCAATATATCCAGGCTGACATCCACTATATGCACCAATTCTACTTACATAATTCTACCACACAGATTGGGAGAGGttctaagttgctagaacttgtaatCAATCCCTtcgtatatttatacaataaaatatgttcaaatcgaATTCTACTTACACATATATGTAAGATTGCTCCAGCTCTTTAGTTTATACTGACTGGTGCTCCTTTCACATCAATtcacaaaaaagaagaagaaaagaagaaatcCAAAAAACAACACAGAAGCTTGGCAACAAATATATGGAATAAAACACAAGTGTATATggaaatttgatatttagtattttGTATGACTAGGTTCCTACTTCACAATTACTTGTGAAAGACAAAACACTTCCTGTGAGATTTTGGCATGATCAGTTGTTTGCCAAACCGCCTCATCATGGTGGCTGTGTGGCATGGTAAGAAAACTAGCTTGCAGATTTTCCTACCTTGTGatgtcacagtgactgaaagCTTGATTGTTTGAATGTCATATATATCTGCTCTGTGTGTGTCACTGTGACACATACCATAAATCTGGAAATTTTTCCttacatttatttttgtgaaattggATCATATTGcttttagatttattttgtCTATCATACTTTTGCAAACAAAATATCATTGACAAACAAAATTGTAccaaaaaaaatgtcttttgcAAATTCAATACTGAATAGACTAGCAAAGTTGCTAAAATTTTATCCTTAGTAAAATAACCAGATTTATGGATCACAAAACTGCTCAAGCACATGGACATaccaaaaggcaaaaaaaaaaaaacccaccaaatgACTTATAGTAATGCTGAGATTTTGCTATCATAGTATGGAAGAATGAAGGAGTAACAagtgcatttttaaaataattaataaacTGGGATAACTTTAgaaatgcaatttaaaacaaatatataataaacttcaGAAAAGTATTAAAGTTCCACAACCGTGATGCACTCCTTGACTTAGCAGCCACATGTTTTATAAGTTGCTTTTTTCCCTGTGGAACCCTGGCCTGTAGCTACTTTCCCATATTTTGTATGTTATAAAATATGTGTCTGTTCTTTACAGGAAATACACTATCACTGTTACATCTATTTGTATTTAGGCACCAGGATTATTCATACTGGACTAGGACACAGCCCATGCAGCATCTTACAGTAAGTGTGTGATTCCaggttatatttttaaaaaatactttttgtTGTCTTTCATTATACTTAAGCCTTTTGATGCCTTTTATCTTTACTTCATAATGATACtcagtatttaaaaaaagacattGTCAGcaacatttaattttaaattataaaaaataatatacatgtattcttaaattcttttcaaaactgaaattattgaattaaatattgatattttgtatagcCATGCAATACTAGTGtcaattaaaaactgaaaatgaTATTATAGGGCTTCCTGTCAGCTTGTCCCCAATACCCTATTTTCACCTAGTCAGTAGTGCACGGTTATTTGTAAATGTGCGCTATTACTTTTTCGTTAATTGTATAACTTTACTTTTTTTGGTCTTCTTAGAACTTTTCACATATAAAAACACATGTGTTCATTTGAGGGTTCCAAGCAAACATGTTATCTATTATGCCACTGGAGCTTTACTCTAATTGATGATAAATTATTTATATCTATTAAAGTTTACCAGTAATTAATTATTTTTGAGGTTtgtatcattttattaaatatagTTAAACAGTCAGCACAATAATAACAATGTACTATGCTAAAATAATCGTCAGGGTTTGACCCACAGTGCACACACCTCTAGCTCGTACACCATGGGTCAATCACTGACTACTATTTTGGCATAGTACATGCAAATCATAACACTATTGTATAATCGATAATCCGTCATGTTTTTGAATTGGCTTTTTGTACTTGACAATAGAGCAACTGTTTCTGTTCTGTTTGTAGAATGAATGTGATGAATGCAGTCTTTATAAATCATACGATGGAGAAGATGGTTTCAATATACTGTAGACTTATATTAGTGTTAGTAAT is part of the Ostrea edulis chromosome 2, xbOstEdul1.1, whole genome shotgun sequence genome and harbors:
- the LOC125678132 gene encoding phytanoyl-CoA dioxygenase, peroxisomal-like isoform X2 — protein: MPAAVEIRPGVSDFSTVHEPLGELFDPITNPADWRKHLLSKDQIDLFWRDGFLLNVPLLSPGQCDKILDDYKIFMGETTHPGMDMMYEYHSNQSGDPTNVLIHGLGHWRLTKLFHDLAFLPQAVVPTSQLLVKDKTLPVRFWHDQLFAKPPHHGGCVAWHQDYSYWTRTQPMQHLTIHIALEDQTEENGTLFYIPGSHRWTRNGGPLPVTDFNFKDMESIKTVLTEEERKCFKPIPSMLKKGEASFHHAMAVHGSYGNRSDSPRRAAVLNYFADGTLSNTDDELLKGITIPKGKRMDGQFFPVVFDPKWME
- the LOC125678132 gene encoding uncharacterized protein LOC125678132 isoform X1, yielding MPAAVEIRPGVSDFSTVHEPLGELFDPITNPADWRKHLLSKDQIDLFWRDGFLLNVPLLSPGQCDKILDDYKIFMGETTHPGMDMMYEYHSNQSGDPTNVLIHGLGHWRLTKLFHDLAFLPQAVVPTSQLLVKDKTLPVRFWHDQLFAKPPHHGGCVAWHQDYSYWTRTQPMQHLTIHIALEDQTEENGTLFYIPGSHRWTRNGGPLPVTDFNFKDMESIKTVLTEEERKCFKPIPSMLKKGEASFHHAMAVHGSYGNRHLLLIRSDSPRRAAVLNYFADGTLSNTDDELLKGITIPKGKRMDGQFFPVVFDPKWME